Sequence from the Cucumis sativus cultivar 9930 chromosome 1, Cucumber_9930_V3, whole genome shotgun sequence genome:
gtagCTATAGTAGGTTTGAATCTCCCCAAATGGTTTGTTTATCAAACCCAACAACATAATTTCTTCACTTAAAACCCCCCGTTcccaaatcaaatcaaatcaaacatcATAATTTTGTATTCCCCTTTCTTCATTAACCATGAATTACTCTGCATCATCACTCTGTTTTTTAGCATTCACTCTGTTCCTCATTCCTCTCTGCCACTGCAAGACGGTGCAGTTCATTTTCGGCGACTCGCTCTCCGACGTCGGGAACAATATTTACCTTTCGAGAAGCCTTGCTCAGGCCAACTTGCCTTGGTATGGCATTGATTTTGGCAATGGACTCCCTAATGGAAGGTTCAGCAATGGCCGCACCGTTGCTGATATCATTGGTACCTTAATAAGTCCCACTCTCCTCctcaattaattttctaccaacaaaaagaaaacaaaatactcatcattttcatttgaagatttaagcttttgtttcaatttgttctattctttttttgccAAATACGGATTCTTTGTTTACTTGTTTAATAAATTGGATTTTTCCTAACAAAAGTACTTGCCAATACAACAAAATGTCATTCACATACATTTAGTATCACTTAGAGTACTCTTATATATGTGtttaacaaaacatttattattatctattaCTAAcagatattttgttatatttgaaaatatttacgcacattttttctttaaaacagcgacttaaatttatgattgatttcaaatatagtaaaatgaaaaaaaattataaatataacaatatatcattatctatctaataaacaaaatatgagGTAAAGAAGATAATATTTTgctaaaataatattcttcaagtttaactattttcatcaccattaaaattaaattacttttttctttacaattattttaaatgaattaattgaattgaggattaaatgaaaaatatatatattaaaaattaaaattttgaaacataacaAACTAAAGTAAATTGATaagtaaaacttaaaaaaaatgaaaactagaCTCTTGAGACCAaaaagtttattgtttttgtttaagtaattttaaataaataattatattcaaaataattaagtatataacattaaattttgtcaaatttatctatgatagaagtctatcatcgATAAACCATATGGTAAATATTGATGTAtcactatcactaatagaccatAAGAGTCTATAagtaatagaagtctatcaccaTTAGGTTATAATTACCCTCGATTAAACTAAATCATCTTTAATATCAGGTGATGAAATGGGTCTTCCAAGACCACCGGCTTTTCTCGATCCATCCTTAACTGAAGATGTAATTCTTGAAAATGGAGTGAATTATGCTTCTGGAGGTGGAGGAATCTTGAACCAAACTGGAGGATACTTTGtgagttttcaaatttttcaaacaattattttacttcttaCTAAATCTatcttatattatatactaagaattatatgtaaatttaCGTAGATTCAACGATTCGGTCTCTACAAACAAATTCAGTTATTTCAAGGAACCCAAGAATTGATCAAAGccaaaattggaaaagaaaaggcaaaagaGTTCTTCGAAGAGGCTCGATATGTTGTAGCTTTGGGAAGCAACGATTTCATAAACAACTATCTCATGCCCGTTTACGCTGACTCTTGGAAGTACAATGATCAAACTTTTGTCACTTATTTGATGGAAACGCTTCGTGATCAACTCAAGGTAAACCGAAACTGAAAGATATTATAAACACACGTTGTAATATGTTGTAGAGGCTTAATTAATATGAAGTATGTAAATGTTTGTAGTTATTGTATGGGATGGGAGCTAGGCAGTTGATGGTGTTTGGGTTAGGCCCAATGGGTTGCATTCCATTACAAAGGGTGCTGAGTACGTCGGGAGATTGTCAAGAACGAACCAACAATTTGGCACTTAGCTTCAACAAAGCGGGTAGTAAACTTCTCGATGGTTTGGCCACTAGACTTCCAAATGCTACCTACAAATTTGGAGATGCTTATGATGTTGTTGCTGATGTTATTAGCAACCCAACAAAATATGGTAAtcctattaaattttaatatgattcacatcaaaatattgaattagaAAACTTCAATTGGTTCATTATATTGCGCAGGGTTTAATAACTCAGACTCACCATGTTGCTCGTTCGGGAGGATCCGACCCGCCCTAACCTGCATTCCAGCATCAGTGTTGTGCAAAGACAGAAGCAAGTATGTGTTTTGGGATGAATACCATCCATCAGACAAGGCTAATGAGTTGATTGCCAATGAACTGATTAAGAAATTTGGGTTTTTGAGAGTTAATCAAACCGGAGCTCCATCGCCCGCCCCTGAATCCGATCCCAATCCGACCCCAGCTCCTGCAGCAGATCCATCTCCTTCTCCATTGATTTCTCCATCCCCAAACTAATTAACTTCccatttcttctctcttatTTGGAGAATTTTGTCTTAATTAAGAGGTCtaataaattctaattatGCCATTTTATGATGTGTACTCTACTTGAGACTTCAAATTAATGTCTGAATTAAGAGCCTACATATTGCTTTCTGACTTTGTACTTTCTACAAACTCTATTGTCTAAGCATGTGTCATTGTTTCTTTACCTTTTCacatcttttctaatttcctTATACTAAAGTCTTTGTATTGTAAATTCCTATggttttctttatcttttgtttttttttttaatattcttttacaatcTCTTAAATTAGCATAtgtaatcaaaatattattgttcaAAAATTGAACCTCAACACTATATATAACAAATGTTATTCCATATAATTATCACTTTTATGATCTTAGGGAAAAAAACATGATTAGAAGTACATTTAATACTATGCATGCTTTTTTCCTTATAAGTTTTCATCTTAAAAGATTCCTTTTATTTAAGAGAATTTTCATTcccaatttttaaaacttattgaAATATGGTATATTCTctcataaaaattattattatttagttaactaatgaaaattttacaaaaataggaaaaatatttacgacaatagagcaaatttaaaagttgattaccgtcaaatttgtcaaatttacaatatgCAAAAACTAGGTGTTAtgagttgttttttctaatttttttttatcatctaatgtaatttcctttttttaaaatatgagaaccataataaaacttttacttcaatttaatattaggacatttttaaaaatagtaaaataaattaaaatatttataagctatagcaaaattttggattctattcctataacatatcaatcaCTATCAGcgatagaatttgttatagattgtaaatattttcgtaagatctactattttttaaaatttctctttaatactttttaaaataaaagatatataagaaatagattaagaaaatgtattcttatataaaaactatagttatgatatatttaatattcttactttctttttttttttatttggacgATTGCAATAAGTGGTAATTTTAGGATTAATAATTGAACGTAAAATATATACCACAACGTTAATAAACTATAAACTTTAAGTGTggaatgttatatatatttgttaatattttgaatttaattattttatatttttcaattgtcATTGtactttttctcattaaaaacaatataaaaagaaaaatattagagaaaagtcatttaatatacatataatacaCATGCATAAAGTTTTAAGTTTCCAAAATGAGATATTACGGTAAAGATTCCTAAATAATATGTAGGAAAAGCATAAATGaacataaatgaataaataaatctagAATTATCATAATGTTTAGCATCAAAAGCGTAAGCATAAAgatatgaagaaaataaaattattacaacAAGTGAggaagatttttcttttccataatAAAAAAGTCACAAAAGTAGAGCTTATTGTAATGaacttaaaatacaataatgtCCAATTGAAACCAAGTGTCACACCCTCTGCTCCAAcattattaaacattaaataaattaacttaatataatgttttaattaatccTGTCCACGTCATGCTAATGACActctttaattataaaatacgGTTAATTATCCCTCAACCGCCCACGCGACCgtccttattattattattattaacataatctaattggaagaagaagaagaaaggtttATAGATGAAATAGAcgtattaattattttgtttatgttaattaaattaaaaatgttgacTCTTTTTACACACACCGAAAGACAAAAAAGggtttttgtttggtttcgctttttaaaattactcttACGTGGTCCAATAACATAGCGTGAGTTTCGTTTTTATCTCCGTGGTGGGACACGTGTCGTGCTCTCGATATGAGAATTTAACTCGGAGAGAAAGTGCGAGGGAAAGGCAAAAGCAGTAGATTTCTCACACGTGTCGAATTTTGAAGACGTGGAGGATGATTAGACGTTTTTGTTTAACAGCTTGGAGAAAAAGCTGAGAAACTTTTTCCATCTGTGGGCCACGTcggaaaaaattaaataactctttttttttactaaacaataaagtttttttatgccaacaaaaatttataaggTATAtagttctttaaattttttttatctcaaaatgaaaaaaggaatatttttatataagttaaataaatcatGTGTGAAATATGATAGtatttagaatatatatttccTATCATCATTTAAAAGGAATACTTTGTGTGTATGATTTGATGGActagttttaaatttcaaagtgATCCAtccatttaagtttaaatGTGAGAAGTGAAAAACTTGCTACCTAAAAGTATGAAAgtgttttaataatatttttctaattattttaaaatttaggaaaattttcaaaaacaacgaattttaaaaaatatgtacaaTATATAGCaacttatattattgataatgatTGATATACTATAGTGATATAATACTGTCAagtgatagaatctaaaattttgttatagtttataaatatcttaatttgttttgtatttttaaaaatatttctttaaattattatcaacaattttttttcgaatgatgaattaaaatatatttttcgtAAACTAccttttaagattttaaaaggTTGGAAAATGTGCATGTGTTGTTTTGagctttaatatatatatatatatattttagatctattttgtttttttgttttaaacttttaaaattaagtctatttcttttatatatttaacaaatatttggattttttttttaagtacaaatGGTTTAATTCTTACtcgaattaaaaaattaattttttttaaaaaaaatcaatcgcttttagaagtgtttttttagttttaaaaaatttgattaacatCCTCTTAAACGATTGGGAGAAGGtagataataaagaaagaaagttagaggtagaaacaaacatatttttataaatggaaTGGAAAAATGTTTACATTTACAAAAGGTAAagtgaaagataaaataattaatttgataaaattaattagtcaAAATGGATCTAagtggaataaaaaaaaaaaaatagcgtATAATGAAAGATGAAATGATGtgtaaagaaagaaggaaaatagaGAAGGTGACAGGGGCTGGCTATCActttaatgtaaaaaaatgaattaaaggaaaggaaagtaaataaaaagaaaggggGAGGGTGCACCAAAAGTGGGTGCACCCGAGAATCAGAATAGGGAGGGAACTTGTGGCTGGTAATGAAATGGAGCGGATGACGTGGCATCCACCTCTTGCTTAAACGGATCAAAAACCAGGACCGAGTTGCCCAATGCCAGCCGAGACAATCAAACAAACACTCTCCCAATATCCAATTCATCagcatcttcttcttcttcttcttcttcttcttcttcttcttccttctcctcctcctcttaaCAACTCTCttcccctttctttctttctacaacaaaaaaaatgct
This genomic interval carries:
- the LOC101221984 gene encoding GDSL esterase/lipase At1g74460; protein product: MNYSASSLCFLAFTLFLIPLCHCKTVQFIFGDSLSDVGNNIYLSRSLAQANLPWYGIDFGNGLPNGRFSNGRTVADIIGDEMGLPRPPAFLDPSLTEDVILENGVNYASGGGGILNQTGGYFIQRFGLYKQIQLFQGTQELIKAKIGKEKAKEFFEEARYVVALGSNDFINNYLMPVYADSWKYNDQTFVTYLMETLRDQLKLLYGMGARQLMVFGLGPMGCIPLQRVLSTSGDCQERTNNLALSFNKAGSKLLDGLATRLPNATYKFGDAYDVVADVISNPTKYGFNNSDSPCCSFGRIRPALTCIPASVLCKDRSKYVFWDEYHPSDKANELIANELIKKFGFLRVNQTGAPSPAPESDPNPTPAPAADPSPSPLISPSPN